GCGCCCGTCAAGGCTTGGCGTGGGCCGCCTGCGCTCCAGCGCGTCGGGGCAGAAGGCAATGCCCATTTCCTCGGCCATGGCCCCGGCCAGCAGCGCCGACTGGTTGTAGCGCCGCGCGATATGGCGGCGACTGTGCAGCGGGACCGGCAAGAGCAGCAGGTCGCTGCGGTGCAGGTCGCGCGCCGCCCGTGCCATCCACCGCGCGGCGGGGCGCGCGATGTCGTGGCGGTCGCCGTGCTTCAGCGCCAGCACCAGCCGCCGCCCGATGCCCCGGTACAGCAGCGCCGCCCGCCCCTGCGCCCAGGGCCTGCCGATGCGCAGGCAGTCGTCGCAATGCTCCGCCCGGTCGGACAGCCCCGGCAGCGGCACCCCGCAGAGGTCGCAGGCCAGCCCCGCCACGAAGGGCGTGTCCCGCCAGCAGGCGCCGCACAGCCCGAAGTCGCTGTCCACCAGCCCGCCACAGGACAGGCAGCGTGGCGGGTAGACCATCTGCACCAGCGTTTGCATGCCCGCGCGGATCGCCCTATCTGCCCGCATATGTCCACGACTCCCCGACTGACAGACCATCCCGCCCTGACCCGGCACCGCGCCCGGGCGGCCAAGGCCCCGGCCCTGTTCCTGCACGACTCGGCCTGCGACGAGGCTCAGGATCGACTGGCCATGGTTAACAGGGCCTTTACGGATGTGGTCATCGTGACGCCCTGGCCGCAGGTCTGGGCGCCACACTTCCCTGCGGCGCGCATCGTGCCGGACGCCGAGACGCTGGACCTGACCGAAGGCTCCGCCGATCTGGTGATCCACGCGCTGTCCCTGCATTGGGCCGACGATCCGGTGGGCCAGATGATCCAGTGCCGCCGCGCACTGCGACCCGACGGCCTTTTCCTTGGCCTGACCTTCGCGGGCCGGACGCTGCACGAGTTGCGCGCCGCCCTGTCGCAGGCCGAAACCGAGGTCTGCGGCGGATTGTCCCCCCGGGTCGCGCCGATGGCCGAGATCCGTGACCTTGGCGCCCTGATGCAGCGCGCCGGGCTGGCCTTGCCGGTGGCCGATGCCGCCACCCTGACCGCCAGCTATGAAAACGCCCTGCACCTGATGCACGACCTGCGCGCCATGGGCGAAGGCAATGCGCTGACGGCCCGCCATCGCCGAATCCCGCCCCGGGCCCTGTTTCCAAGGGCCGCGGTGCTTTATGAGCAGGCCTTCGCGCTGCCCGACGGGCGCGTACCCGCGACCTTCGAGATCATCACCCTGACCGGATGGGCACCGGACGCCAGCCAGCCGCAACCGCTGCGCCCGGGCTCTGCCTCGGCCCGGTTGGCGGATGCATTGGGGACGCCCGAGCAGCCCCTGAAAGATTGACCTATCGGCTGCGTGCGATACTTCTGCCCGCGACATCAGACAGACAGGAGCCACGCCTTTGCCGGACGCCATCACCCCCACTGCCGCCCGTCCCGCCCATGCGCCGTCCGATCACCCGAAGGTGACATCCGGCAAGGTCGGCGTGCTTCTGGCCAACCTCGGCACGCCGGACGGGCACGACTACTGGTCGATGCGGCGCTACCTGAACGAGTTCCTGTCCGACCGCCGGGTGATCGACTACCCGCGCTGGAAATGGCAGCCGCTGTTGCAACTTATCATCCTGTCGAAACGGCCCTTTACCTCGGGCGCGGCCTATCGCTCGATCTGGAACGAGGACAAGGGTGAAAGCCCGCTGATGACCATCACCCGCGACCAGACCTCGGCGATCGCGGCGAAGATGCAGGCGCAATACGGCGACCGCGTCATGGTCGATTTCTGCATGCGCTACGGCAACCCCTCGACCACGTCGAAGGTGCAGGAGATGGTCAAGGCGGGCTGCCACAAGATCCTGTTCTTCCCGCTTTATCCGCATTACGCGGGCGCCACCTCTGCCACCGCGAACGACCAGTTCTTCCGCGCGCTGATGGCCGAGACATGGCAGCCCACGGCCCGCGTCGTCGATCCCTACTTCGAGCATCCGCAATACATCGAGGCGCTGGCGCAGTCGGTCGAGCGTGGCTATGCGGCGGCAGAGCAAGAGCCCGACATCCTCGTGGTCAGCTATCACGGCATGCCGAAGCGCTACCTGATGCAGGGCGACCCCTACCATTGCCAGTGCCAGAAGACGACGCGCCTGCTGCGCGAGCGGCTGGGCTGGGACGAAAGCCGGATTACCACGACCTTCCAGTCGGTCTTTGGCCCCGAGGAATGGCTGAAGCCCTACACGGTCGAACATGTGGCCGAGCTGGCAAAGCAGGGAAAGAAGAAGATCGCGGTGATCGCGCCCGCCTTCAGCGCCGATTGCATCGAGACGCTGGAAGAGATCAACGAAGAGATCCGCGAAAGCTTTGAACACGCAGGGGGTGAGTCGTTCACCTATATTCCCTGCCTGAACGACGACCCGGCGCATGTCGACGCGCTGTGCGCGGTGATCGACGAGAACCTTGGCGGCTGGGTCTGACCCGGTCGCGCGGCCTGCGGACAGCGGGCCGCCAAGGGGCCGTCGGGCCGGAACCCGACAAAAGAAAAAGGCGGGGTCGTCACCCCGCCTTCTCAATTTTAGTACTGTCTGAACCGATCAGTCGGCTGCAGCAGCGGCCACGATCGCGATCAGCAGCAGCGGGATCAGAAGCCCGGCCGAAGAAGACGACTGTTGAGTTTCTTCCACAACCACAACGGGTTCCATGACCACGTCGTCTTTTGCGTAGGAACCGGCCATTGCGGTCGAAGCGGCACCGGTGAGCACGGCGGCGAGAGCGAGTTTCTTCATTATATCCTCCAGATATTCGCCTGGCGCGGGACACAACTGCCCACACGACAGGCACCCAAGACTTACCTCGTAACTCTCTCTAAGCAGCATTTCCGGGGCTTTGCAATTGGTGAATCAGCCCCGGAAATTCATGTCCGCCATGCTGTCGTCAAATCAGCAACACCTGCGTGCCGACCCGCGCCATGTCGTACAGCTGCTCGATATGCTCGTTGTAAAGGCCGATGCAGCCGTTCGACGACCGGCGCCCGATCTTGCGCGTGTCGTGCGTGCCGTGGATGCGGTAGTAGGTCCAGCTCAGGTGCAGCGCGCGCGTGCCCAGCGGATTGTCCGGGCCGGGGCCGACGAAATCCGGCCATTCCGGGTTGCGCTTCTTCATCGAGGGGGTCGGGCGCCACGACGGCGACGGATCCTTCAGCGTGACCGAGGTGCGGCCCCGGCGCGTCAGGTCCTCGGTCAGAGGCACCGAAGACGGATACAGGTAATACTGTCCGCTTTCCTGCCAGAAATGCAGCGCACGCGAGCTGATGTCGACAAGGATCGCGCCGTTGTTCAGGTTGTTGAAATAGGGGCGCCAGTCCAGCGTGCGGAAGCTGGAGATGTTGTGGCGCACGCTATCCGTGACACTGCGGTCAAGTTCTGTCGTTCCGGAATTGACGTCCTGAGCAAGCGCCGGCGCGCCGATCAGCGCGGCGGAGCCAGCAAGGAACGCACGGCGACCAAGCGCCTTTTGGCCTTCGTCCTTCATGGCGGTGTCCTCTCGGGGATTCATGCTTTACTTGGCGATAATATGGCTTGAATGCCTCAGTCGCAATTCAAAGGCGCTTGATCGGGCAACCTCACGCCGATGTGGGTTTGAATGGCAACGCTGCATTGGGTAAGGCGATAGCTGACCCGGAAAAAGCCCGAAAGCTGATCATGAAACGCCGCGCCTTCATCGCCCTCGCCTCTGCCTATGCCCTTTCTGCCTGCACCACGACGCCCACCGGCCCCCAGCTTGGCCCGGATGGTCGTCCGCTGCCAAAGGCCTACCGGATCGGCTCTGGCGACACTGGCCGCATCCAGTACCGGATGCTGGACGCGGTGAACGCGCTGCGTCAAAGCGCGGGCGCCCCGGCGCTGTCGCTCAATTCCAGCCTGAACGCCGCCGCCGCCACGCATTCGCGCGACATGTCGCTGCAGAACCGGCCCTGGCACTTCGGATCCGACGGCTCTTCGCCGATCGACCGGGTCAACCGCGTGGGCTACAGCGGGCGTCTGGTGGGTGAGAACATCTCGGAGACCTACGAGACCGAGCTCGAAACCCTCGCCGCATGGATGGAAGAGCCGCACACCCGCGACGTGATCCTCGACAAGTCGGCGCATGAAATGGGCTTTTCCTGGCATCAGGAAAACAACGGCAAGATCTGGTGGACGATGGTCGTCGGCGCCCCGGGCTCTGGTGTGGCCCCCCAACCCGCCGCGATGGCCGCGAACTTCGGCTAGGCGCCAAGCCCTTCCAGAGATGACAAAAGCCGCCCCCTTGGGCGGCTTTTTCGTATCCTGTCCGTGCGGCCCGGCCCGAAGGGACCGGGCTGGCCCGTGGCGTCAGGGATTGATGCGGATCGGCGTGCCGTCCTTCACCATCGCGTATACGTCGCGCATCTGCTTGTCGGTGATGGCGATGCAGCCCGCCGTCCAGTCGCGCGGCGCGCCGCGCCGATAGCCGTCGCCCTGCCCGTGGATGAAGATGTCACCGCCGGGGCGCTTGTCCAGCGCCTTGGCCAGCGCGGCATCCGCCTCGTTCGGGTAGTTGATGCCGATCGACAGGTAGAACTTGCTGTTCGGATTACGCCGGTCGATCGTGTAATCACCTTCAGGCGTGCGCCCGTCCCCCTCGAAGGCCTTGTGACCGGCGGGCGCGAAGCCCAAGCCCACGTCGTAGGCCTTCAGGACCTTGTTGTGATGCAAGAGGTACATCTTGCGGTCGCTCTTGTTGACGACGACCTGCGTGACCTCTGGCCCGTGATATGTCTTGAACTTACTGCTACAGGCCGAGACGCCAAGCATCACCGCCAGAATCAAGAAAACCTTGATGAACCGCATTTCCACTGCCCCATGGATGTTTTTTTCCACCCTACACTATTCGCGGGGCTTGGTTAACATCACATTATCGCCAGACTGCGCGGCAAGACGCTCTTCGATCGCCACCAGCCGGGCCAGCACCTCGTCGCGGTAACTGCCTGTCGCGGCGTTGGTTTCCTCGGCATGGGCGTCCTGCATCGAATTCACGATCAGACCGACCAGCAGGTTCACCACCGCGAAGGTGGTGATCATGATGAAGGGCACGAAGAAGGCCCATGCGTAGGGATAGACCTCCATCACCGGGCGCACGATTCCCATGGACCACGATTCCAGCGTCATGATCTGGAACAGCGAATAGGCCGACAGGGGCAGGTTGCCGAACCACTCGGGGAAGGCGTCCCCGAACAGCCTGGTCGAGATCACAGAGCCGATGTAGAAGATGATCGCCATCAGCAGAAACACAGAGGCCATGCCCGGCAGCGCGGTGATGAAGCCCTCGACCACGCGGCGCAGGCGCGGCGCGACAGAGATCACCCGAAGCACCCGCAGGATGCGCAGCGCCCGCAGCACCGACAGGCCTTGGGTCGTGGGAATCAGCGCGATGCCCACGACGACGAAGTCGAAGACGTTCCAGCCGTTGCGAAAGAAGTCGCGGCCCCGCGCCACCAGCTTCAGGCCGATTTCCACGATGAAGATGCCAAGGCAGATCAGGTCCAGCGTGCGGATCAACCCTCCGGCGGTGGCCATCAGGTGGTCCGAAGTCTCCATCCCCAGCAGGATGGCGTTCACGACGATCACGCCGATGATGAAATTCTGAACGGCGGGTTGGTCGACGAAGGCGCCGATCCGTTGGCGAAGGGTCATGGGCGGTCCTGAAGCGAAAGGGCAGAGACGACCTCCACATGGGTAGACCAGCGGAACTGGTCAACCGGCATGACCCAGTCGAGGCGATAGCCCGCCGCGACGAGGGTTGCGCAGTCGCGGGCGAAGGTCACGGGATTGCACGAGACATGGGCGATCTTCGGAACGCGGGCGCTGGCAATCTCGGCGATCTGGGCCTCGGCCCCGGCACGCGGCGGGTCGATCACCACGCCGTCGAAGCGTTTCAGCTCGTCCGGCAGCAGCGGATTGCGGAAGAGGTCGCGCGCCTCATGCGTGACATGGCGCAGGCCCTGCGCCTGCCGCCAGCCCTGATCCAGCGCGCGGACCATCGCGGCTTCGCCCTCCACCGCGTGGACCCGGGCGC
This region of Ponticoccus alexandrii genomic DNA includes:
- a CDS encoding L,D-transpeptidase, coding for MKDEGQKALGRRAFLAGSAALIGAPALAQDVNSGTTELDRSVTDSVRHNISSFRTLDWRPYFNNLNNGAILVDISSRALHFWQESGQYYLYPSSVPLTEDLTRRGRTSVTLKDPSPSWRPTPSMKKRNPEWPDFVGPGPDNPLGTRALHLSWTYYRIHGTHDTRKIGRRSSNGCIGLYNEHIEQLYDMARVGTQVLLI
- a CDS encoding ComF family protein, whose product is MRADRAIRAGMQTLVQMVYPPRCLSCGGLVDSDFGLCGACWRDTPFVAGLACDLCGVPLPGLSDRAEHCDDCLRIGRPWAQGRAALLYRGIGRRLVLALKHGDRHDIARPAARWMARAARDLHRSDLLLLPVPLHSRRHIARRYNQSALLAGAMAEEMGIAFCPDALERRRPTPSLDGRSRDERFAVLDGVIGVRPARRALLADRPVMVIDDVMTSGATLAAATQACHAAGAKEVFTCVLARVAKDP
- a CDS encoding ion transporter, whose translation is MTLRQRIGAFVDQPAVQNFIIGVIVVNAILLGMETSDHLMATAGGLIRTLDLICLGIFIVEIGLKLVARGRDFFRNGWNVFDFVVVGIALIPTTQGLSVLRALRILRVLRVISVAPRLRRVVEGFITALPGMASVFLLMAIIFYIGSVISTRLFGDAFPEWFGNLPLSAYSLFQIMTLESWSMGIVRPVMEVYPYAWAFFVPFIMITTFAVVNLLVGLIVNSMQDAHAEETNAATGSYRDEVLARLVAIEERLAAQSGDNVMLTKPRE
- the hemH gene encoding ferrochelatase; translated protein: MPDAITPTAARPAHAPSDHPKVTSGKVGVLLANLGTPDGHDYWSMRRYLNEFLSDRRVIDYPRWKWQPLLQLIILSKRPFTSGAAYRSIWNEDKGESPLMTITRDQTSAIAAKMQAQYGDRVMVDFCMRYGNPSTTSKVQEMVKAGCHKILFFPLYPHYAGATSATANDQFFRALMAETWQPTARVVDPYFEHPQYIEALAQSVERGYAAAEQEPDILVVSYHGMPKRYLMQGDPYHCQCQKTTRLLRERLGWDESRITTTFQSVFGPEEWLKPYTVEHVAELAKQGKKKIAVIAPAFSADCIETLEEINEEIRESFEHAGGESFTYIPCLNDDPAHVDALCAVIDENLGGWV
- a CDS encoding L,D-transpeptidase family protein; the encoded protein is MRFIKVFLILAVMLGVSACSSKFKTYHGPEVTQVVVNKSDRKMYLLHHNKVLKAYDVGLGFAPAGHKAFEGDGRTPEGDYTIDRRNPNSKFYLSIGINYPNEADAALAKALDKRPGGDIFIHGQGDGYRRGAPRDWTAGCIAITDKQMRDVYAMVKDGTPIRINP
- a CDS encoding CAP domain-containing protein, which encodes MKRRAFIALASAYALSACTTTPTGPQLGPDGRPLPKAYRIGSGDTGRIQYRMLDAVNALRQSAGAPALSLNSSLNAAAATHSRDMSLQNRPWHFGSDGSSPIDRVNRVGYSGRLVGENISETYETELETLAAWMEEPHTRDVILDKSAHEMGFSWHQENNGKIWWTMVVGAPGSGVAPQPAAMAANFG
- a CDS encoding methyltransferase domain-containing protein — its product is MSTTPRLTDHPALTRHRARAAKAPALFLHDSACDEAQDRLAMVNRAFTDVVIVTPWPQVWAPHFPAARIVPDAETLDLTEGSADLVIHALSLHWADDPVGQMIQCRRALRPDGLFLGLTFAGRTLHELRAALSQAETEVCGGLSPRVAPMAEIRDLGALMQRAGLALPVADAATLTASYENALHLMHDLRAMGEGNALTARHRRIPPRALFPRAAVLYEQAFALPDGRVPATFEIITLTGWAPDASQPQPLRPGSASARLADALGTPEQPLKD